Proteins from a single region of Companilactobacillus farciminis KCTC 3681 = DSM 20184:
- a CDS encoding PTS system mannose/fructose/sorbose family transporter subunit IID: protein MSKEETKDVALKKQNNKKYWQFFWRSWAIQASWNYERQMNLGFLYGIAPTLDRIYKDPKDIDKKKAAYKRHLAFYNCTPQTSSFVLGLSASMEEQLAKDPDDFDPESISAVKSSLMGPLSGIGDSFFQGTVKVLAFGLGINFAQKGNILGPILALLICLVPAWLVTWYGAKWGYTAGNQFLSKLNSEGAMDRVMFIAGVVGLMVIGSMVASMIPLTTPLHMGTTFKLQSTLNTVMPKMIPVALTMFMYWLIQKKVKTGWILAICIVGGILASVFGILKA, encoded by the coding sequence ATGTCAAAAGAAGAAACTAAAGATGTAGCTTTGAAAAAGCAAAATAATAAAAAGTATTGGCAATTTTTCTGGCGTTCATGGGCTATTCAAGCTTCTTGGAATTATGAACGTCAAATGAACTTAGGATTTCTTTATGGTATTGCACCAACGTTAGATCGAATTTATAAGGATCCTAAAGATATCGATAAAAAGAAAGCGGCATATAAAAGACACTTGGCTTTCTATAACTGTACTCCTCAGACATCATCCTTTGTTTTAGGTTTATCGGCTTCAATGGAGGAGCAACTAGCCAAGGATCCAGACGACTTTGATCCAGAGTCTATAAGTGCCGTTAAATCCAGTTTGATGGGTCCTCTATCAGGAATTGGTGATTCGTTCTTTCAAGGAACAGTCAAAGTTCTAGCTTTTGGATTAGGTATTAATTTTGCGCAAAAAGGAAATATTTTAGGACCAATTTTAGCTTTACTAATTTGTTTAGTACCTGCTTGGTTAGTAACTTGGTATGGCGCTAAATGGGGGTATACAGCCGGAAATCAGTTCTTATCAAAACTAAATTCAGAAGGTGCAATGGATCGAGTGATGTTTATTGCCGGTGTTGTTGGTCTAATGGTAATTGGTTCGATGGTCGCTAGTATGATTCCCCTTACTACACCGCTTCATATGGGAACAACATTTAAATTACAATCAACACTTAATACCGTAATGCCAAAGATGATTCCAGTTGCATTAACAATGTTCATGTATTGGTTGATTCAAAAGAAAGTTAAAACAGGTTGGATTCTAGCAATTTGTATTGTTGGTGGAATTCTTGCCAGTGTATTTGGAATTTTAAAGGCTTAA
- a CDS encoding PTS sugar transporter subunit IIB, with amino-acid sequence MIKVMRVDERLVHGQIAMVWSKEMSIDGIVVANDDTAANPTQQMALKMAVPSGIKVIVKTVAGAIDLLNDPRASKMKLFVLVRTVSDAEAVAEKVSGIEYVNLGNVGKASTDPKTTLTQFVMLTDPEIESLKQLVKLYPDTALQNLPTDKKEKATDFISKLNL; translated from the coding sequence ATGATTAAAGTTATGAGAGTAGACGAAAGATTAGTACATGGTCAGATTGCAATGGTTTGGTCAAAAGAAATGAGTATTGACGGAATCGTAGTTGCTAACGACGATACTGCTGCAAATCCAACACAACAAATGGCTTTGAAGATGGCGGTTCCTTCAGGAATTAAGGTTATCGTTAAAACAGTCGCTGGAGCCATCGATTTATTAAATGATCCACGCGCAAGCAAAATGAAATTATTTGTTTTAGTAAGAACAGTTTCAGACGCTGAAGCAGTGGCAGAAAAAGTTTCCGGTATTGAATATGTCAATTTAGGAAATGTAGGTAAGGCCTCAACAGATCCAAAAACAACGTTGACACAATTTGTTATGCTAACTGATCCAGAAATTGAATCTTTGAAGCAATTGGTTAAATTATATCCAGATACAGCCTTACAAAATTTACCAACAGATAAAAAAGAAAAGGCTACTGACTTTATTAGTAAATTGAATTTGTAG
- a CDS encoding PTS mannose/fructose/sorbose/N-acetylgalactosamine transporter subunit IIC — MYEAFAVALVVFLTVGGQELLGFSMLGRPIVIGPLVGLLLGDVKTGLMIGASLETIFMGIVNIGGASAAEPGLASALAVAFAIMMHGGLGVALPLAIPLGIIGLQIKTLIYVAVVGPFASKFDSMAAKGNQKGIVRLHYGLWTLQWFLYSLIPFFAMLFGSEATQKVLKMIPNIIVHGLSVAGNVLPAVGMAMLMKILWDKNISTFYFLGFLLVAYLKLPLIAVAVMGTIIAILVAQRDYQLHNIGQKVTAKPAVAQETNTTETKEEQENDDFFS, encoded by the coding sequence ATGTATGAAGCATTCGCTGTCGCTTTAGTTGTCTTTCTAACTGTCGGTGGACAAGAATTGTTAGGCTTTTCCATGCTAGGAAGACCAATCGTTATTGGACCACTTGTAGGATTACTATTGGGAGATGTTAAAACCGGTCTAATGATTGGTGCATCTCTAGAAACTATTTTTATGGGTATTGTTAATATTGGTGGTGCCAGTGCTGCTGAACCAGGTTTGGCTAGTGCTTTGGCTGTTGCTTTCGCTATTATGATGCATGGTGGTTTGGGTGTTGCTCTACCACTTGCTATTCCTTTAGGTATTATCGGATTACAAATTAAAACTTTAATTTATGTTGCTGTCGTTGGTCCTTTTGCAAGTAAGTTTGACAGTATGGCAGCTAAAGGCAATCAGAAAGGTATTGTCAGGTTGCATTATGGATTATGGACGTTGCAATGGTTCCTATATTCATTAATTCCATTTTTTGCTATGTTGTTTGGTTCAGAAGCTACACAAAAAGTATTAAAAATGATTCCTAATATTATCGTTCATGGTTTAAGTGTTGCCGGAAATGTTCTTCCTGCAGTTGGTATGGCTATGCTAATGAAAATTCTTTGGGATAAGAATATTTCAACATTTTACTTCTTAGGATTCTTGTTAGTTGCATACTTAAAACTACCATTAATCGCCGTTGCAGTTATGGGAACGATTATCGCTATTTTAGTTGCTCAAAGAGATTATCAACTACACAATATTGGACAAAAAGTTACTGCTAAACCCGCAGTTGCTCAAGAAACAAATACAACGGAAACCAAAGAAGAACAAGAAAATGATGATTTCTTTAGTTAA
- a CDS encoding sigma 54-interacting transcriptional regulator, translating to MSVSTIEKYLDKISKSAIENHDFDLLETNNIAQKLKLSRSTVSRYLNEGYKKGEFSKIQTHPIKFISIRILKKYFKEPFLNYDTVQKMMDSERIHSTDSGDIFNAVIGSGGSLVNQIEEIKTATLYPGKGLPIMLMGPSGSGKTFLAHKIYDYCVQKNLVAKNSKFQSLNCAQYFNNPELLSSLL from the coding sequence ATGTCGGTAAGTACAATTGAAAAATATCTCGATAAAATTTCAAAATCTGCCATAGAAAATCATGATTTTGATTTATTAGAGACGAATAATATTGCACAAAAATTGAAATTATCAAGGAGTACGGTTAGCCGGTATTTGAATGAGGGATATAAAAAAGGAGAGTTTTCTAAAATTCAAACTCACCCAATAAAGTTTATTTCAATACGAATATTGAAAAAGTATTTCAAAGAACCATTTTTAAATTACGACACTGTACAAAAGATGATGGACAGTGAAAGAATTCATTCAACAGATAGCGGTGATATTTTTAATGCAGTTATTGGATCTGGCGGTAGTTTAGTTAATCAAATCGAAGAAATAAAGACAGCTACTTTATATCCAGGGAAAGGATTGCCCATTATGCTAATGGGTCCAAGTGGTTCAGGAAAGACTTTTTTAGCACATAAAATTTATGACTACTGTGTTCAAAAGAATCTAGTAGCTAAAAATTCTAAGTTTCAATCTTTAAATTGTGCACAGTATTTTAATAATCCTGAATTATTGTCTAGTTTATTGTAG
- a CDS encoding PTS mannose/fructose/sorbose/N-acetylgalactosamine transporter subunit IIC, with amino-acid sequence MFYKALILGIIGIIVVWDSRLFGRLNVEQPLIASTLVGIALGDVTKGLMVGATLELISLGLVNVGAAAPPDMALGSIIAAAFAILSGATAQTALTIAIPIAVLGQLLAIVLRMGMSSFNVLANKYIDQGKFKSATNLHIFWGSALYAISYFVPIFVSIYFGTGLVKQVVAVIPDWLTNGLTVASAVLPAYGFALLLSTMLSKKMAPYFFIGFLITAYANTSVTGVALFAILIAIILDQIIYKDKKSSSDDDSLDSL; translated from the coding sequence ATGTTTTATAAGGCCCTAATATTAGGAATAATCGGAATTATTGTTGTTTGGGATTCCAGATTATTCGGTAGATTGAATGTAGAACAACCTCTAATTGCAAGTACTTTAGTTGGAATAGCCTTGGGGGACGTTACAAAAGGTTTAATGGTTGGTGCAACTTTGGAACTTATTTCACTTGGTTTGGTAAACGTCGGTGCTGCTGCTCCACCAGATATGGCACTAGGTTCAATTATTGCCGCAGCATTTGCTATTCTATCAGGCGCTACGGCTCAAACAGCACTAACAATTGCTATTCCTATTGCGGTTCTAGGTCAATTATTAGCAATCGTTTTGAGAATGGGTATGTCTTCATTTAATGTTTTAGCAAATAAGTATATTGATCAAGGGAAGTTCAAATCGGCAACTAACCTACATATTTTCTGGGGTTCCGCTTTATATGCTATTAGTTACTTTGTTCCAATCTTTGTTTCAATTTATTTCGGAACTGGATTAGTTAAGCAAGTAGTTGCGGTAATACCAGATTGGTTAACTAATGGTTTAACAGTTGCCAGTGCAGTTTTGCCGGCATATGGATTTGCATTATTGCTTTCAACAATGCTTTCAAAAAAGATGGCTCCTTATTTCTTTATCGGATTTTTAATCACAGCATACGCTAATACAAGTGTTACCGGTGTAGCTTTATTCGCTATTCTTATTGCTATCATATTAGATCAAATTATTTATAAAGATAAAAAATCATCTTCAGATGATGATTCATTAGATTCCTTGTAG
- a CDS encoding PTS system mannose/fructose/sorbose family transporter subunit IID, translated as MSKISKNLTKTEKKLIRQMYWRSFTLYSAVTPAKQGASGFEYSMLPFINHFYKNDQDKKDAMVRHMSYFNTNLAMSPFVMGVTASMEKQNSENDDFNAESINAIKTSLMGPLAGIGDSIFWGVLRVIAAGIAISLAKSGNIAAPIIFLLLFNIPVQLVRWYGGQLGYTLGSNYIGELYEKGLINILTKAASIVGLMMVGAMTSSMVIFKLKWNMVVGGKTILKSQQMLDQIFVGLLPLGITLLCFWLLKKKNVSINWLILGTIVIAVVLAMVGVV; from the coding sequence ATGAGTAAAATTTCAAAGAATTTGACTAAGACAGAGAAAAAATTAATTAGACAAATGTATTGGCGGTCATTTACTTTGTATTCAGCTGTAACTCCTGCTAAACAGGGTGCATCTGGATTTGAATATTCTATGCTACCATTTATCAATCATTTTTATAAAAATGATCAAGATAAAAAGGATGCTATGGTAAGACACATGTCATATTTCAATACCAATCTTGCCATGTCACCATTTGTAATGGGTGTTACAGCATCTATGGAAAAACAAAACAGTGAAAATGATGATTTCAATGCGGAATCTATCAATGCTATTAAAACCAGTTTGATGGGTCCATTAGCTGGTATTGGTGATTCAATCTTTTGGGGAGTGTTGAGAGTTATTGCTGCAGGTATTGCTATCAGTTTAGCGAAAAGCGGTAATATTGCAGCACCAATAATTTTTCTACTATTATTCAATATTCCTGTCCAACTAGTTCGTTGGTATGGTGGACAATTAGGTTATACATTAGGTTCTAACTATATTGGAGAATTGTATGAAAAAGGACTAATCAACATTTTAACTAAAGCCGCAAGTATTGTTGGGTTAATGATGGTTGGTGCCATGACAAGTAGTATGGTTATTTTCAAATTAAAATGGAACATGGTTGTTGGTGGAAAAACCATTCTTAAATCTCAACAAATGTTGGATCAAATATTTGTTGGTCTTTTACCATTAGGAATTACGTTACTATGCTTCTGGTTGTTAAAGAAAAAGAACGTATCAATTAATTGGCTAATTCTTGGAACAATTGTTATTGCAGTGGTTCTAGCAATGGTAGGTGTTGTTTAG
- a CDS encoding PTS sugar transporter subunit IIB, whose amino-acid sequence MIKFCRIDHRLLHGQVIFSWTKSESIERIIVVDDTAANDEFKKMSLSLSKPTGVKLNIFSVDTAIKNIPKIKKLSEKVMLIFGNTNSTLAFAKAYGDLKEINYGGIPEKEGSKKFSNTIALTEKDIENSKELSDMGITLYMQQIPTTKKESLNDKL is encoded by the coding sequence ATGATCAAATTTTGTAGAATCGATCACCGTCTATTGCACGGACAAGTAATTTTTTCTTGGACTAAATCAGAGAGTATCGAAAGAATAATTGTTGTTGATGATACAGCAGCTAATGATGAATTTAAAAAAATGTCATTGAGTCTTTCAAAACCAACAGGAGTTAAATTAAATATTTTTTCAGTTGATACAGCGATTAAAAATATTCCAAAGATTAAAAAGCTATCCGAAAAAGTTATGTTGATTTTTGGAAATACAAATTCAACGTTAGCATTTGCCAAAGCATATGGAGATTTAAAGGAAATTAATTACGGAGGTATTCCTGAAAAAGAAGGTTCAAAGAAGTTCAGTAATACTATTGCTTTGACAGAAAAAGATATCGAAAATTCAAAAGAATTGAGTGATATGGGAATAACACTTTATATGCAACAGATTCCTACTACAAAGAAAGAATCATTGAACGACAAATTATAA
- a CDS encoding alpha-glucosidase translates to MTQEWWKNAVIYQIYPKSFLDTNGDGVGDLNGIDRKLDYLKKLGIDALWISPVYLSPQIDNGYDIADYRKIDPMFGSNTDMKKLISDAHNHGIKVIMDLVANHTSDQSLWFKESQKSRDNYFSDFYIWKDPQKDGSEPNNWGSNFGGSAWTYCEERQQYYLHYYGKQQPDLNWENPKVRQAIYDVMRYWKAHGVDGWRMDVITSISKNQDFPNNDNPHGLKYVVGNQNNGPRMHEFIHEMNQEVLEPFHMMSVGEAPDSKSKDTRSLVDPTRKELNMVFTFEHMHVDRKPGSVNGRWAIQPANIVELKRILFDWQKNLEGHGWNALYFENHDRARTPSRWGNDKEYRYESATAFATVLHGLKGTPFVYQGEEIGMTNPEFNLDDYEDIELTTNYKKLVENEKTISSKDFLKAARKISRDNARTPMQWNDKLNAGFTSGKPWFKLNPNYPSVNVDKDLSSSKSVFKYYQKLIRLRHTNDILEFGDAKLLMPDDKDIFAYTRQYKNQK, encoded by the coding sequence GTGACACAAGAATGGTGGAAAAATGCTGTTATTTACCAAATCTATCCTAAAAGTTTTTTGGACACTAATGGCGATGGTGTTGGTGATTTAAATGGGATAGATAGGAAATTAGATTATTTAAAAAAATTAGGAATAGATGCCTTATGGATTAGTCCAGTATATTTATCACCACAAATTGATAATGGGTACGATATAGCAGATTATAGGAAAATAGATCCAATGTTTGGTAGTAATACCGATATGAAGAAGTTAATTTCTGATGCTCATAATCATGGAATCAAAGTCATCATGGATTTGGTAGCTAATCATACTTCTGATCAATCTCTATGGTTCAAGGAGAGCCAAAAGTCTAGGGATAATTATTTTAGTGATTTTTATATTTGGAAGGATCCTCAAAAAGACGGTAGTGAACCAAATAATTGGGGATCTAACTTTGGAGGATCTGCCTGGACTTATTGTGAAGAACGCCAACAGTATTATTTACACTATTACGGCAAACAACAACCAGATTTAAATTGGGAAAATCCTAAGGTCAGACAGGCTATTTATGATGTGATGAGATATTGGAAAGCTCATGGAGTAGATGGATGGAGAATGGACGTTATTACCTCTATTTCAAAGAATCAGGATTTTCCTAATAATGATAATCCCCATGGATTGAAATATGTTGTTGGCAATCAAAATAATGGTCCTAGAATGCATGAATTTATCCATGAAATGAATCAAGAAGTGTTGGAGCCATTCCATATGATGAGCGTTGGTGAGGCACCTGATAGTAAGAGCAAAGATACAAGAAGCTTAGTTGATCCGACCCGTAAAGAGCTGAATATGGTATTTACGTTTGAACATATGCATGTTGATAGAAAACCAGGCAGTGTTAACGGTAGGTGGGCCATCCAACCGGCCAATATTGTAGAGCTTAAAAGGATTCTTTTTGATTGGCAAAAAAACTTAGAAGGTCATGGATGGAATGCTTTATATTTTGAAAATCATGATCGAGCCAGAACTCCTTCAAGATGGGGAAATGATAAAGAATATAGATATGAGTCAGCAACTGCATTTGCAACAGTACTTCATGGACTAAAAGGCACACCCTTTGTTTATCAAGGAGAAGAAATAGGGATGACTAACCCTGAATTCAACTTAGATGATTATGAAGATATTGAGTTAACTACTAATTACAAAAAATTGGTGGAAAATGAAAAGACTATTAGTTCAAAAGACTTTTTGAAAGCAGCCCGCAAAATTAGTCGGGATAATGCAAGAACTCCGATGCAATGGAATGATAAATTGAATGCAGGATTTACTAGTGGAAAACCATGGTTTAAGTTAAATCCTAATTATCCATCTGTTAATGTGGATAAAGATTTATCTTCAAGTAAGTCTGTTTTTAAATATTATCAAAAGTTGATTAGATTGAGACATACTAATGATATTTTGGAATTTGGCGATGCAAAGTTGTTGATGCCAGATGATAAAGATATTTTCGCTTATACACGACAATATAAAAATCAAAAGTAG
- a CDS encoding SIS domain-containing protein, which produces MLSPKEIVAKIFKEESDIENVMFVGCGASMADLYPAKYFLEKNAKKLRVSLSTANEFNYDTPAALGKNTIVIVASLGGTTPESVEATKVASKGGAHVISVTNSEGSPLTEAAEFVIVHGFHESYAAKVAKMKNVLLLAVEILQASEKYAHYDEMISALDKIDGLINESVKSVAPYAKKFAQQYKDDKLIYVLSSGATYDVAYSTASFLFMEMQWIAAPTLNSGEYFHGPFELTEKNVPYLLFMNDGPTRHLDARALTFLQRFDAKVTTIDAKDYGLASIASENVIDYLNPMLLTGVMRVYAEELAIARKHPLTKRRYMWKLEY; this is translated from the coding sequence ATGTTATCACCAAAGGAAATTGTAGCTAAGATTTTTAAGGAAGAATCAGATATTGAAAATGTAATGTTTGTTGGTTGTGGAGCTTCAATGGCAGATTTATATCCAGCAAAATATTTCTTGGAAAAGAATGCTAAAAAGTTAAGAGTCAGTCTATCAACTGCTAATGAATTTAACTATGATACACCAGCCGCATTAGGTAAGAATACTATTGTAATCGTTGCTTCTCTCGGTGGAACAACACCAGAATCTGTTGAAGCAACAAAAGTTGCAAGTAAAGGTGGAGCACATGTAATCTCCGTAACAAATTCAGAAGGATCACCACTAACAGAAGCTGCAGAGTTTGTTATTGTTCACGGATTCCACGAAAGCTATGCTGCTAAAGTAGCCAAGATGAAGAATGTATTATTATTAGCTGTTGAAATTCTTCAAGCTAGTGAAAAATATGCTCATTATGATGAAATGATTAGTGCCTTGGATAAGATTGATGGATTAATTAATGAATCAGTTAAGTCAGTTGCACCATATGCTAAGAAGTTTGCTCAACAATATAAAGACGATAAACTAATCTATGTTCTATCAAGTGGAGCAACATACGATGTAGCATATTCAACAGCTAGTTTCTTATTCATGGAAATGCAATGGATTGCTGCACCAACATTGAACTCAGGTGAGTACTTCCACGGCCCATTTGAATTGACAGAAAAGAATGTACCATATCTTCTATTTATGAATGATGGTCCTACACGTCATTTGGATGCAAGAGCATTGACATTCCTACAAAGATTTGATGCAAAAGTTACAACAATTGATGCTAAGGATTATGGTTTGGCATCAATCGCTTCAGAAAATGTCATTGATTATCTAAATCCAATGCTCTTAACAGGTGTAATGCGTGTATATGCTGAAGAATTAGCAATCGCAAGAAAGCACCCTCTAACAAAGCGTCGTTACATGTGGAAACTTGAATATTAA
- a CDS encoding PTS sugar transporter subunit IIA — protein MKIVLISHSNMAVGMKDTLNMIVGDDKNVLAFAAYINGSTAEIQKVKDLVENNQSEQFIVLTDLLGGSVNNEMMQLLENNKNIRLVTGMNLPLAMQLQLKAATTEKINDEDLNQIINESKKALANVKNLLVEKRMNEDDQIL, from the coding sequence ATGAAAATTGTATTAATTAGTCATAGTAATATGGCGGTGGGAATGAAAGATACTTTAAATATGATTGTAGGAGATGATAAGAACGTTCTTGCGTTTGCCGCGTATATAAACGGAAGTACGGCTGAAATTCAGAAAGTAAAGGATCTAGTAGAGAATAATCAAAGTGAACAATTTATCGTTTTGACCGATTTGCTAGGTGGTAGCGTAAATAACGAAATGATGCAATTGTTGGAAAATAACAAAAATATTCGTTTAGTTACAGGAATGAATTTGCCATTAGCTATGCAATTGCAATTAAAAGCAGCCACTACCGAAAAGATAAATGATGAAGATTTAAACCAAATAATTAATGAGAGTAAAAAGGCATTAGCCAATGTAAAAAATTTATTAGTAGAAAAGAGGATGAATGAAGATGATCAAATTTTGTAG
- a CDS encoding PTS sugar transporter subunit IIA, with the protein MKRIVVASHGSMAEGMKNTIELFAGHKNNVDYISAYTKKNDDLNQTINDLFNSFKSDDKVIIFTDLMGGSVNQKMTVKAQENPNVFIIYGFNLPVVIEAILSNEEVNGEYVKKLIQVGRSSLGTVPVEEKEIKNNDEDFFN; encoded by the coding sequence ATGAAACGAATAGTGGTTGCCTCACATGGAAGCATGGCAGAAGGCATGAAAAATACAATTGAATTATTTGCTGGTCATAAAAATAATGTGGATTATATTTCAGCATATACAAAGAAAAATGATGATTTGAATCAAACAATAAATGATTTATTCAATTCGTTTAAAAGCGATGACAAGGTGATTATTTTTACTGATTTAATGGGTGGAAGCGTCAATCAAAAGATGACCGTTAAAGCTCAAGAGAATCCAAATGTATTTATTATTTATGGCTTTAATTTACCGGTGGTGATTGAGGCAATCCTTTCCAATGAAGAAGTTAATGGTGAATATGTTAAAAAATTGATTCAAGTTGGTAGAAGTAGTTTGGGAACAGTCCCAGTAGAAGAAAAAGAAATAAAAAATAATGATGAAGACTTTTTTAATTAG